CCATATCGTTTTGATACGTAACCTTCGTTAGGTTTCAATCATCGCCTCACTGTGCGTTCACAAGCGCATCGAGATCACATCCAACAATAGCTTTCAAATTTCGTGTGACTTTTTCGGGGCTCCAGTTCCACCAGGAAATTTGCAGCAGAGCGTCAACAACATCATTTTGAAATCGAGGACGTATCAACTTTGCAGGGTTGCCAGCAACAATGCTGTATGGAGAAAAGTCTTTCGTGACAACGGATTGCGCTCCAACAACGCACCCATGACCGAGGTGAACTCCTGGCATAATCGTGGCATTATACCCTAACCAAACATCGTTCCCAATAACGGTATCTTGCACGTCGGGAAAAAGATGCTTCTCAGGAACCCCTTCCTCCCATCCGGAGCCAAAAATAAAAAATGGGTAGGTTGAAAAAGCACCAAGTCCATGACTTCCTCCATTCATGATAAACGTGGTTTTCCTCGCAATGGCGCAATACTTCCCGATAATAAGTTTATCGCCTATAAAATCAAAATGATACAAAATATTTTCAAAAAATCGTTCTGGTCCATTCGGGTCATCATAGTACGTATAGTCACCAATAATGACGTTGGGATTGCTACAATAATTCTTGATGAAACTGACCTGTGGAAATCCTTCCATTGGATGTTTTGAAGTGGGCTGCGGTCCATGCATGGCAGAGCACTATCCTTGGGTTTTCGTTCGTACGATGGTTGATTTCTATAGGAACAACACGAGGTACAGGTTGCTTGCGTTACAGGGTGGCACTCTCACACGACAAATGGAATACGAAAAAGGACATGCGTCGAATAACACATGTCCCGCTTTTCTCTCACCCAATATGGAAAACGATCCCCCTTCTTTCGAGGAGTAGGCGCACCTACATTCTGATGGGAGACGGCGCTCTGTGCAGAGTGAGGAGCCTTTCCCTCTCCATTCAACTATTCGCCATTCATTTTTTCAAAAACTTTATAGAGCCCTTGTGTTCCAAGATCTTCATAGCCCAGGGCCATAGCCGAAACATAGAATTGATGCGCAAGAGCCAAGCCAGGGAGGGCGAATTGCATCCGCTTTGCCTCTGCCAATGCAATTCCCATATCCTTGACGAAATGCTTGATGAAAAAACCGGGATCAAAGTCTCCATTGGCTATCCGACGACCAAGTACATTGATACAGACAGACGATGCGGCCCCTGTCCCTATAACATCGATAACCTCATTCAAATCCATGCCCGATTTGTATGCATAAAACAAGGATTCAACCACTCCGATCATGGTTCCGGCGATAAGGATCTGATTGCACATTTTGGTGTGCTGCCCGCTCCCCGCTTTTCCTCTGTATTGGACGTTGGTACCCATCACATCCAAAAGGTCTTTCACTTTGTCAAACGTTTCTCGCTCTCCTCCAACCATGATAGCCAACTTTGCTTCACGCGCTCCGACGTCACCACCGGAAACAGGAGCATCCAATGCTTCCACGCCTTTGCGAGCGGCTTCCTGAAAGATACGCTCCGCCAGTGCTGGCTCTGATGTCGTCATATCCACAATGATTTTACTGGCATCAGCATGCTGCAAGACGCCATCTGTCCCTAGAATGGTCTGTTCGACATCCGATGGGTAGCCTACAATCGTAAAGATGACGTCGGCATTTCGTGCGACCTGTGCAGGTGATTCACACCAGACAGCGCCTTCGTTAAGAAGAGCCTCGGCCTTAGATTTGGTACGGTTGTAAACAAAGGCCTCATGCCCTGCTTTCATGAGATGCATGCACATGGAAGCGCCCATGACACCGGTTCCAATCCATCCTATCGTTCTGTCCATAGTTGAATTCCTCGTCGTGAAATAATTTTAAAAGAGACCCGATGAACGTCGTCTTTTCCCAGGGGATGCGTTTTCTCAATGATCACTAAAACATAGTGTGATCATATCATCATAACATCAGATGTTATGATGAAAGTAGTTGAGTCTTCTTCCTCTTGTCAACGCAATTCATTGAACGATATCTGACCAATAAAGGAGTCGACACTGTTTCTGTTTGAATCTTCTCCTGTCTTCTTTTATAAAAAACACATTATGAAATGCAACCCACCTAAACTTCAGCGACGACGTCTTTCCGATCAAATCATCGAAAACCTTCTTGCCATGATTGCCAACGGTGACTTGAAAGCCGGAGATAAACTCCCCCCCGAACCACGTCTTATGGAACAGTTCGAAGTGGGACGAAGTTCTATTCGCGAGGCAATTGGCGCACTGGAGTTATTAGGCTTAGTCTCCGTCCGTCCTGGTCACGGAACCGTAGTGACCGACGCGACGGACACACTGGGGTCACGGTCTGTTGGACTTTCTCTCATAACCATAGGGCATGAGAAGATTCAAGAATTGGTTGAAGCACGATCCGAGCTTGAACAAACGATGGTCAAGCTTGCAGCCGAACGGGCAACCGAAACCGATATCGCGACGATACAAAAGGAGCACCACAAGCTCACTCAAGCGAAACAAAGCGGAAGAAAACGTATCGCTGCCGACCTCGCATTTCATAACGCCGTGGCAATCGCCAGCCATAATAGCATACTCTTGCGAT
The window above is part of the Desulfovibrio inopinatus DSM 10711 genome. Proteins encoded here:
- a CDS encoding CatB-related O-acetyltransferase — its product is MHGPQPTSKHPMEGFPQVSFIKNYCSNPNVIIGDYTYYDDPNGPERFFENILYHFDFIGDKLIIGKYCAIARKTTFIMNGGSHGLGAFSTYPFFIFGSGWEEGVPEKHLFPDVQDTVIGNDVWLGYNATIMPGVHLGHGCVVGAQSVVTKDFSPYSIVAGNPAKLIRPRFQNDVVDALLQISWWNWSPEKVTRNLKAIVGCDLDALVNAQ
- a CDS encoding FadR/GntR family transcriptional regulator is translated as MKCNPPKLQRRRLSDQIIENLLAMIANGDLKAGDKLPPEPRLMEQFEVGRSSIREAIGALELLGLVSVRPGHGTVVTDATDTLGSRSVGLSLITIGHEKIQELVEARSELEQTMVKLAAERATETDIATIQKEHHKLTQAKQSGRKRIAADLAFHNAVAIASHNSILLRLYSELRQPVRHWMEQKTKFNWGYNRVIEEHESILHAIATHDIDAAQAAMKVHIEDAGKKLVAALSEIDTGDSLE
- a CDS encoding NAD(P)-dependent oxidoreductase, which translates into the protein MDRTIGWIGTGVMGASMCMHLMKAGHEAFVYNRTKSKAEALLNEGAVWCESPAQVARNADVIFTIVGYPSDVEQTILGTDGVLQHADASKIIVDMTTSEPALAERIFQEAARKGVEALDAPVSGGDVGAREAKLAIMVGGERETFDKVKDLLDVMGTNVQYRGKAGSGQHTKMCNQILIAGTMIGVVESLFYAYKSGMDLNEVIDVIGTGAASSVCINVLGRRIANGDFDPGFFIKHFVKDMGIALAEAKRMQFALPGLALAHQFYVSAMALGYEDLGTQGLYKVFEKMNGE